GCCAGCGGGCCCGTGAGGGGTCCGACAACCGCGTGGAAGGCGAAGGGAGAGACGGCCCGAGCGGCGCAACCAAGGAGCAACCCTCGAGGCGAAGTCGCGGATTCGAGCTCGCTTCCAAGGtgggaaaaaggaagaagaacatTAATTCGCCTGACCCGAAAGAGACCAGAGAGCGTAAGAAAAAGATGATATAAAGGGCGAAAGGGGTGCGGTCACCTTGGGTAACGTTAATTCGGTCCACCTCAGCCGGCGCTCCGATAACGCGGGTGTTGTGCCTGAGGAGCACGTTAGGGCTTCGTCGGTACCCCGGTTTCCGATTGGCCCCGCCGGCGTTCTTCTGTCGGGAGCGGCGCCCACGTGGGCGGAACAGTGTAAGGAATCTGTTCCCGAGGAGCCGCAGCGAACGCCTTATTGCAGGAGAGAATGAAATGACGAGAATGACACTGAAAGGGCCGGGGTCGGTTGCTGACGTGGTCACCTCGAGTGGTCCCGACAGCGCCGGGGCCCACTAGACTGGTGTTGCCTGGGCGTGACACTGGGAACTAATCTCGAGCACCAACCAACTTGTGCCACGTGGAACCCGGCTCGATTATTCTATTCGGTGCTTGTCTCGTGTGGAGGCGGAGAGGACGACACGATTCGATGTGATTCTTTGAGGAGcccaaaaactaaatatttctttttttttaaaggaaatttatatgttttttcttttaaaaattaGCAAATTCTCGTAAAATATAAGTGTTTTTATCCCAAAAGCGTCCTCATTTAcagaattctgaaaaatcaaacatCGTCCTTCTTTTTTACCGAATATTAAGCATTGTGTTTAAGATGTTTTCAATGTGTTATCGTATTTTTCAGTAATATCATGAAAATAATATAAGATGGtacaaaaacactataatatagtattttttatttttttgtaatacCTGAAAGTACTATAATttagtaaataaatattataatataataattttatactaTGTTATAGTGTTTTAAGGTATTGCTCAAAAACAGAGGATAGATGGCCGAAGGTATTTTAGGTGTTTCTTAGAAGGATATTTCTCTctgtaacttttttttattatttataacgtCATGTTTAAAATCTTGAATATTCATAAGTTATCTTTTTGTAAATGGTCATATAtgtcttttattttataatttaattttaatatatttttttaattttttcctcTTATTCTTTTCGTCCCTCTTCTCTCGATCGatgatataaaaataatgaatgatAAAATGAAGATGAAAGAGGAGgatgtaaaaaataatttttgacgTTTATTATGATGGTTTAATGTTTTTAGggttatatatattatgttatagtcTAAAAGATATAACAAGATATCATTTTTGGGTCTTTACAAATTGTCCACTATAATACACAAGTAATAGAAAAAGTCGAAAATAATACAGTACATAACAGAGAActatagaaaggaaaaaaaataagaagataaaaaatgaaattataataagtgtaaataaataaaatattatttttaatattttttaaaaaaaataataagtaaGAACGAGGCTCTAAATAATAAGCTTGGAAAAACAccaaaaagtaattatttttcgAAACTCacctttaaaaatatattaaaaatctaaaatttttaatgaaatttatagATATTTCTTTGAAATTATCCTCATGCGATAAGGACGATGACATATATTGCTacctttattcttttttttattctttaaagtaTCATTATAACGATGAGACATTATATGGATCGATGTGTCGTGGTTGATAGAGTCAGCATGGGCTGATCTACTGGGCAATGTCGGGAGTCTCTGATCGGTTGAGCCGGGTTTTGAGACCGATCGAACACCACTTTGAGCGTTGGCAGCGGAAATTTCATCAGCGCCTTCTAGCCTGCGATGCAGCTTTCCTGCAAAAAAGACCATCGTCGGGTGTTTCTCGACTTTTGTCCattcgacgatcaagtcagttgcGGGTTggaatttgtttttctttttttttttccctcttggtCGGGTCCTACTCAAAGTGCTTTTATACTATTGTGtgagggtcggtcgtacgcagGCGTAGCGGTCGATCCTCAAGAGGTGAGGTGGTACCTTTGTGTGGTCGTCGCTCCGAGACGCATGGAATGGCGCCATGCGGCGCCGTCCCAAGCTTTTCGGGACGGGACATGTCGAGCCACGCCTTGATATGGTCCCTGGCTCGATGCGTGGGGGTGCCCTTCTTGCTTACCTGGCTACAGTACTATGTGGCATCGCTCGTGACACGACGTTGACCCATAATATACCTTATCATATCTATactctaaatattattaatactATTAATAAGAaaagacattatatatataatcgatAATATTATATGATCTTGGTGACACATTAAATTAACTTGTAAGGTTCATTTTCCATGGACCAAACTATTCCAGAACTAATCAAGTGCATGACATACTCATTTCCCCATGGGCAAGTCTAAGTACTCCACATTGTTTATTTCGTGGTATGATTAGGATCATGTGGTCATGTTTTCGTGGCTCCAACGTTGGCTTCACGATGACTGCATTCTCTTTTGACCGTTAGATGTCGATCCGAGGGCTCAACTCACATCCTTTTTCGTGAGATAAAAGCGtggtggatgatgatgatgatcctaATGGATGATGTTGAGGCTGCCAAAACTtaggagtgtaacaaaagattaatGGAGATAGTCCGTGATTAATAATTACGTGACATGATTACACAATCGTATTAAATTCTCAATGTTGATCTCTCTCTCTGGAATAATTATAGTATTTTAGTCTTGAATCGAAAAAAAATGATTGATTAATTTAGGGGTATAGAGTgtttttagaatatatatatatatatatatatatatatatatatatatatatatatatatatacccctcAGCTTTGGCATCCCATGATGGAAACCACCACGTGAATTGTCGActaatctctctctctatctctatatatatatatagagagagagagattagtcGACAATTCACGTGGTGGTTTCCATCATGGGAGGCCAAAGCTGAGGAGAGAGAGCCTCGCTCGTCATCTCCGCATCTTTGCGTCAAGGAATATCCCATCTCATCCGCGTCTTTAAGCTCCACAATAGCCATCTCGTCGAATCACGCGACGCCATGTCGGAGGGGGAGGAAAAAGGAGACAAAAAGAACGACAACCTCTGAAGGCCAAACCACAAACGATTACGTGATGCGGTGCGACTTTGACTGTTGGATGCGACTTTGACCCTTCGAGCGAACTGTTTGTTTGTATCCCACCGCGACTGCACCACCCGATCCTGTCGGTGACCCACGGAGGAACCCACCCGTCGCGGTGCTGACACCGGACAGCCTTTGAGGTGGGACCCCCCGGGTGAGCGGAGTCCAGTTACGTTATTTGGGTACGCTTTTTTTATTTCCCGGCAGTCGCGGACGTGACTCGGCATGGGTGGATTCTGAAGCACGGAGACGCGACGTTGATGGCGACGAAAGCCACTGCCAGCCGTCCAATCTTGATCTGACGTGCTGCAGTGTGCATGGCTCATCTGTCACCCTTTTTAGCTTACGTTTTTATTTCGACTATAAGAAAAGGGATCAGCGTCGGGCAATACAGAATAATGATATGTATTTGAAATTAATAGTTCCTTTTACTGGTTATTAAAGTATGGATAATTTTTCGAGAAAATTCGTTTTTCTGATTATTTTCGAAAAAATAGCCATATTTTCATAATTTCCTAACAACGTTTTTTTTTTTACCCAATACAGATATTCATTTTTTTTACccaatgttataatattttttacatttcaataatattaaaaaataaatatcgaaacatagtataaaaatactataatggtTGAAAATACTGTAACACAGTATAGAAATACCataaacttatttttttaataaaaaatataaagtataatgttataatattttattgatattattgaaaatattgtaacattGTATAAAAGTAATGTAATTGAAACAGTCTATAAAGTCCATGAAGAAGAACAAAGAAATAGGTGGTTGACTATCAAGTTGGGACATTGTAACTGTACAAGCCCATGAGGGAGATGGAAGTCcataaagaagaaaaacaaaattagGTGATTGACAGTCAAGTtaggatattttattaaaaaaatgttaTTAGAGGAGGAATTTGAAAATATGGagcaagaaatataaaaaaaaaaactttttttttgaaaattcaacCACAATGCTTTGAGGCCAAATATATTGCATGCCGGAATGCATATGATCATTTAGAGTTGTTGCGATTTGATCCGATGGACTGACTTAACCGATAATGTATCGAAGATAATAAACCTATTAAACCCTTGTTAACTAAATAGAGTGCTTACACACTTCCGATATAGGACTATGCTTTGCAAATGTTACACACATGAAATCTTGATGAAATTTATCATTTCAAATACTCAACATAAAAAAGGTACAAGTTGCTTTTATACATCTGATTTATGCATCCTTCCATGAGTTGATGACTTTACAACACACGATTACGAGATGAACAACAGGTTACCCAAAGTACATGAAGATACAAAGAGTACAAACGAACTATATAATTTACCTTTGCAGAAAAGCATTCGCAAATGAACTTGTGACCGATCCATTTGTCACATGAAGTCCATTGGATCACTTAAGGATGATTTATCGTCTGATGAATCTTGTGCCGGAGAAGAGTGGAGATGTTGAGCCTGATTACTTGGGTGAGGCAGCTGCTGATGGTGAGTGTAGTAGTTTTGTACACTCTGCTGAATCAGAATGTTGTCAGGGTATTGATTTACGCTTGAAAGTTGTCGCGTTGCTTTCTTAAGCCGCTCGACTTCTTCTCGTAAAGTTTCACTGAGTGCTGTACAAAACCAAGAAAAAGCTTTGCACGATGAGTAAAACATCATTAGAATCCTTCTCAATCTAACTGCTTCAGACagtgataaaaaaaagaaagattgtcTAGTTAACAAATAACAAAAGCAAGGAATATTGGGATTATATGAAATTGTGTTAGTAAAGGAAGCCTTGATGTAAAATATAATTTCGTGCATTTAGTCACGATCAGTAGAACATTTTTGCTTGTTAACCACAAGAGAAGTTAAagaaaaatcatgcataacatttgGCATAAAAATCAAATTGTAAGCAGATGCCAGATGCCTAATTTACTTGCTTGGATCTTTTGTCAGACGTAGCACTAATTTCTGATTGGTAAATCATAATTCGTTAGAAAGTGAGGTCAATTCTAAATGCCATGGCAATCTTATCCCTTTGAGGTCTGGTGACAGAAGTTCAATCACAAAACAATCTACATACCTCTGAAATCTTGTGATTTGTTAGTGTACAGCTAACTATCAATACTTACCCTCACGAAGTTTAGCTTGTTGTTCCATagcctgcaatcgcaacttgagtTCCCTGTTCTCAGCTGTCAAACCAGTACCATCTTTCTGCTTTGTGAGAAATTTGGAAATCAATTATGTATTCAGGATATGAGAAAATGCAGATCACTAAGAAATACAGTACTTTCAGATggaacaaaaataaatcataatcaaTGCTTGAAAAAATAATTGCTTTTGCTTTTTGAGGAAAATCAAAAGCAAATATGTTAGTTTTACAATGGTAAAATGAATGAAATGTGAGATGAAGAAGGATGTAGTAAATAAAACACAATAAGCAACCTGTATTATTTTACATTTAAATAAGAATCCAGACATACCAGATATGTAGATTCATTTATATTGAGACAACTTTGCTATTATTCTaattaatgtaaaaaataaagtaAATAGGCCAAGATCAACAAAAACTGAAAGGAAAATAACTCCAAATGCAGATCGGGAGTAAAGAAAAGTAAAGCTCCAATGTTGACTCATGATTGCTCAGTATTGTTCCTTGTTTTTAGTATCAGCTCTATCCATTGCTCATTGGTACAGTTACTCCACTTTGCTGCATTCTATGTTAGTATCAGGAAGCATCAAACAATGATCATATAACCATCTTGTATATATTCTGATTCCCAAGTACCATTTTGTCATATCCTCATCTAAGAATACTTGATGCATTTCTTCAAGCTACCTGCCTTTGCTATTAAATTTGTTTTACCAAGAGTTATTGCTATTCCGACATTTAATCACCGCCATAATTGGCTACTAATTTGTTTCAGCCAAAGTCGCTAGCAGTAGACCTTCCATATTTGGTTCTTTGATTTGCAAGTTGTGTCTACACTGTGACTCGGGGCATGTAAATAGGTGCATAAAGTAGCAAAGTCTGCAGTTTCATCTGTGATTCCATGTGCACTGTATTGTTCCATTGGTAAAGTATATATCCCCCCATATCTTTATCTGGTGCATCCCAATTTGCTTACCTGATTCTCTTTCCTTCCTTGGTCGACGCTTTTCATcagcatataaaaaaaaaagatccacTTCCGATTCTCCTCTGTACATTCATCTTCCACCAGTCCTGAGCAGCAAATTTGGCTACTCCACAAAAGCTaagagtgacaagcaaaataaatGTAGACCTGCATGTTCCTTACTGTAAATATGTTATTGGATATTGATTTAGTTAAAAAAGTAACTGTTTGCAATATTCTTTCTGCAACTAGACCAGTCTTAATTAAAGAAGAAATTTTctgtgttgcttacactatcacacCTAAAGATATGATCCTAAATTAGGTAGAAAgaaccaaaagaaagaaaaacaggaAAATGAAACTCGATAGATGGTATATTTGTCATTTATCCATATCTGTCCGCTATAGCATCAATTATCTGCATCATAGAAATATGTTATCAGGCAGGTTGAGACTTGGGCACACTCAAGAGTGCCTTACATGTGTCCATGAATAAAGCTGATAACGCATTTGGGTGGGTGCTATGATACTCCTACATTCAATACAAGGTTTTTCAATTTGCTTATCATTTATGATTCTTATGAATCATATGATTTAGTATTCAAGATTTGGGTCAAATATTTTAgtttcttggtaaaagttttcggAGAAAGGACAAGCCTCGATGACCATTAAGATTTTTCCTCTATGACCTAGGTGATCATGGTTCGAATCACGAGAACCCCTTCTACTTGCAggaaataaaattatttacattgaTCCTCCTTGGTCTCTGCATCGGCATGATCATCATGTATGAgccaacctttttctttttttcgtttTACAACAAGAGCACAAGCTTCTTGTTTGCTTCTCTTGTGTACCAATAGAGAAAACATGTCATACTGCAATGCCCATAGGAGGTTTCCTAAAAGGAAAAGATATAATTCTGACATTTCAGTACTCATACCATCTACCAGTACATGTGTGTAAACCAAATGAACTACGTAAGGATGATCTAAATTCAACTCTAACATGGACTCCAGTGGTGGTCAAATGGATCCGTTTAATTTACGGGTAGGCATAGAACTTGAATCAGCTTACAATCTTTAAAAGGTAAGGCAATAAACTTTGAAGTAAACAATATCTCCTACCTGCAGAAGTGTAAGCTGCGCTGATAGAGAGGTTGCCTCTGTTTGGAGTGTCTCAACTTTCCGCTCAAGTTCGCTTGTATAGTGGATCTTCCTCTCCTTGGAACGAGCAGCGGATTGCCTATTTGCAAGAATCCTATAGCACAAAACACCCAATAATCACCATGTCAAGGATTCCAGAGTCAAATATTTACCCTTCTTTTTGGTATTTAATCAAGCATGGAGTAATTATATCTTTCAAGATGAGAGATTTTGAGATAAAAAGAACCTGCTACTCCAAATTTCTTTTCTGGAAGAACTACAGATatacaaaataaaagaaaacaaactAAAGAATAAGAATAAGGGAATTTTCAGGTGATGGAGCGTGGAATTCCAATTAAGCAAAAACCCTGTAGGTACGAAGGCCACTTGATCAGATCAACGAGCATCAGAAAACAAGATTAATACTTCGAATTCTGTGGGGCTGCTTTTGCTAGAAAGAGGCTTTCTATGTTTTAGGGCACAAAGAAGCAAAAGAGGTCAAGAGAGGAAAACACGCAAAGACCTTTTTGCACGCTTGGGATCGATCAGGGCCAGCTCGGCGAGCTTCTCAGACGGCATCGTCTTCTTGGCGAAATCCGACAGCGGCGGCGCCGACTCACCCTTCAACGAAGAGGTCGGCCCGTCCATCGACCCGCTTCTCCGGTGGTGCCCCCTCCCCTCCGGCACCGCGTCCTGGAACGACAGCCCCTCGAAGAACGCGGCATCCACCGACAGGCTCCTGAGGTGGGCCCCGGGGACGGGTCTCCCCGTGCCCGCAGCTGCAACCGCAGCCGACGTTGCCGCCCTCGCGTGCTCCGCCGCGATCGGCGCTCCGCTATCGCCGGAGAAGTTATCGTCGGAGAGCGAGGAAAAgtcgatgtcggggatctcgaagTCGGGGTCGGAGTCGAAGAGGAGGTCGTCGGGGAGGCGGACGAAGGTCTCGGATTGGGCCCGTCGGTGGTGGGAGGCGCCGCCTCCTCCGCCCCCACGGGGTGTGGGGAAGGGGATCTGCCCGAAGCGGGGGTTCATCGGCGGCAGCGCGCCGGCGGGGTCCATCGCGGTTCCCAGCGTCGGTTGGACGGCGAAGGTTGCACGGGAAAAGGAAGGTGGCGGAATCGTGACGGTGGATTCTACTCGGAGCACAGCCGCACGAAGCAGTGAGAAATAAAGCAAAGAGTTAAAACCTTAATAGAAGGACGAGACCACCATCCTACCGTCCCGCCGGCGTACCTACTTACCCCACCAACACGCGCATCTCCGAACCCACAGGTGGGTCCTATTGCGCAAGCGGGTGGACAAACCATAGGTCGTAGAGAGGACGCGATAGAGGATAACGTAATCTTGGGTTTCCTCGTTCCGATGGGGTATCTCGGATCCGCTCCAGTGGATCCGATCGGCTATGGCGGTGCGATGTCGCAGACCGGCATGAGCGGGCGGCTCTGCGAAGAGAACCGGGAAGATTCCCAGTATTCCAGATGAGAGTCGTATTTATGTTTATTTGAATAAGTAAGATAAAAATAGATATATGAAATTGGTTTAAGTCGATGGATCGGATCGTCAGCGAATTCGATCCGCTGAAGGATCATAGTTTTCTATCTCGACTCTGACCCGATTGGATCGATTGGCCCTTGTCCAAGTCACTGAAGGCACATTGCTTTGTTTTGTGCGGAAATGTGGAAAAAGATTCAAAGCGGTCCAAACAATAAAATCTTGAATGACGTGTAGGAGAGATTGCCGTGCTCCCACTTGGCCCTGTCATCAAAGCAAAAGCATGACTTCACCCTTATGTTCCACGTTAATCagcattccgatagaactttttaGTAACTAAATATTGAAGACCCAAAACCTCatccaataaaaatattaattagattCGCTATTATTTTCCGTGTTAATGAACTTTTTACGGGCTAAATATCGAGAATGCAAAACCGCATCGGATAAAAACATTGAAACAATATAATGTACTAAATTCACttagtaaaaaaaagaaagtaaaactTTAAATCTTATCCGATAGTAAAGATCTTGAAACTAATCTCATATTCACCAACAATCATCAGCTCACTGCAGAAACGGAAAAGGAAAGTGAATTTTATGCTGGTGACGTATCACTGGAATTGATCTCTCAAGAAAAGTGGTGGCTGATGGCTCAGTTGTCTGATGGTGGGAATGTGAGTTGGCCTGTGGTTAATTCTTTCACATCAAAGTCGGTTCTTTTGCTTTCGTGGTTGCAGGTGCaaacatcattatcatcatcaagatGATGAAGACCATTGCTAGATCTCAAGATTTCTATCAGAAGATAAAATACCATTTATGTGAAGAAAAATAGGTTACGGCAGTATTCCAACCCAGGTAGAGTAGGAATATTTTTTGAGTGTTTTTCCAGACAACATAAATGAGGAATGATCTTCGATTGATATATCACGAAGGATCAATCCATTTATATTCTTAGAAGTCTCGTGAACAATGATCTAGGGAATTGGGTGCATCTAAGAACAATAAAGTGGGAGTTTTATCTGATGGTGAGATGGGAAGATGATGTTTCTGCAACCATATATCTGTGCATGAAAACTCAAAAGAGCTCATCGAGTAGAATGTTATAACGAGTGCTAGGACTTTACCCACTGTACTGGGATATCTGGAGACTGCTGCACTGTTGCCAGTTGACCACCCTCTGCAACACTTCGCGGCATCTGCAAGAATTCACCTACGAATGTAAAGATAGAGAGTTAGTAAAAATTTCTTCTAATCTGGACCAAGACATCAGATGAACTTACGATGGAATTACGTACCCAACCGGTTGCTGCCTTCCAACCCTTCGgcattgaaattacttgaagatgGATGAGGGTAGCAGCTGGTGAGATACAACACAATGACAATGCTTGAGCTACATGTGAGCCTCTACCAAATGGCCGAGAAAATATTGAGCATTCTTTTTggcaaggtaaaaaaaaaaaaaaaaaaaccctcaaaTGTCAGTTTTGTTTTGGGACAAAATTACACCACATAAATAAACAAATTGATGGTAGCAATCACCACAATCAGACATTTCTAGCTGCAAAGTAGGTTGAAGCAGGTAACATGGCAGGAGTACGGAAAAGACTATCCTTTCATGGGAACTTCCCTTTACACGATACTGGGAGCATCTCCGATCCAACTGCATATGGCTCGTGGCCAACGCGTTCTAATGCAGTCAACTAGTGGTGCATGCTGAGGAGGTTGCGGAGGCTGATTAAGCTCGACGATTCCAGTCTCTCTTGTGCTGGAATCATTGCTTGAGCTACTCACCACATCAGCCAAAAACTCTTCTTGGGTCCACCTAGGAGGCACCACGACACTCAACTTACAAAGCCGCGGTCTCTGCAATGGACTCTCACCTCCAGCAGACGTACCATTGGAGACTGATTTTGCAATCCCATTAAAATGGTAGAGATCAAACTGCTTCTTGCCCATTAATCCAGATGAGTCCTTTAAGCCCCCTAAACCTTTATCAAGATCCAGCAAGGCCTGCCAGAACTCACTCCATACTATGAACCCTGAGCTGCAAAGGTTGTCAAGCCTTTCAGGAGGAAAGTTAATGTTCATCTCCCGGAGAACTTGATGAAATCCTTCAACACTGATAAAGCCTCCCCCTCCACTCTGATCCTGGGCATCAAATGCTCTTCTAATCCTTGACTCTCGCTCTTCCAGCTCGTTCTCTTCTTGCACAGCAGGATCAAGAGCAAAAAGAACAGTGTAGTGTGACTCACTACCCACTACCCATATGGGCCATCTAGGGCATTTTAGATGCTGGCCAACCTTACACAGATTGAGAGATTCCAGAAGTGAAAGGAATCCAATCTCCGGAGTCATGGGTATGCCCTTCAAGAACATGCCACCACCAAGATCCATCCGGCCATCAAATACATTGGGGACAGCCTGTCCACAAATCAGAAGATTCACAATTTCCTGCAATTACCAGGGTTCAGGATTAGACTGTCCTGCATCAAGATTTCTGGAGATATATGATACTGAAGCACTACTAGTTACATTTGAGACATTTGTATACTATTGTGGtgacacaataaatgcaatattgaCTCACTGCAGTATTAACACTACATGGGAGGAAATATCCATGTGAATGGGCAATCTTGGTAGCACGATGTTGCGATCATGATTCATATTTTCCCTCCTGAAGTATTTGAATGTGTTGTTAAAATTCGATGAATTAAATATTACCTGTGAGGCATGCCCAAATGGAGCTGTGACCAGTGGTAGGCTAGGATCATCTCTATCATCCTGAACGGATTCCTGGAATTATAATGCCAAAAAAGATTCAGCAATAGGCTTTTGCAAACGACAATATAAAATTCAGATTACCATGTATCTATCATAATGAGTGTAAACATCCATGCAATCAACAAAACATCCTTAAAAAATAGTTTTTCAGCACAGCAAGAACTTTGATCATGGATCATCACCTTATTTTACTGTGATGGTAAACATATAACATTTACAAAAGAACGATATGGaacattcatcagttccatatggAACATAGTCTTGGACAATATCTGAAAACTACAGTTTCTAAATGAACAATAGCATACTGTTGCCCAT
The window above is part of the Musa acuminata AAA Group cultivar baxijiao chromosome BXJ2-6, Cavendish_Baxijiao_AAA, whole genome shotgun sequence genome. Proteins encoded here:
- the LOC135614766 gene encoding transcription factor VIP1-like, which translates into the protein MDPAGALPPMNPRFGQIPFPTPRGGGGGGASHHRRAQSETFVRLPDDLLFDSDPDFEIPDIDFSSLSDDNFSGDSGAPIAAEHARAATSAAVAAAGTGRPVPGAHLRSLSVDAAFFEGLSFQDAVPEGRGHHRRSGSMDGPTSSLKGESAPPLSDFAKKTMPSEKLAELALIDPKRAKRILANRQSAARSKERKIHYTSELERKVETLQTEATSLSAQLTLLQKDGTGLTAENRELKLRLQAMEQQAKLREALSETLREEVERLKKATRQLSSVNQYPDNILIQQSVQNYYTHHQQLPHPSNQAQHLHSSPAQDSSDDKSSLSDPMDFM